The nucleotide window ACAACTGGTTTGCTCCATAAGAACTGGCTTTGACCATAAGAACTGGTTTGCTCCATAAGAAAGTGGCAAATACCTGTGGGAGAACACAAAATGTTTGCCCATTGTGAGGCCTTGGGCCCGACCCATAAGAAGTTCTAGCCTGCTGCTTAAAATTTTGAAATTCCTAAGAAATCCCGCCCATGAATGATCCATGAAGGTCTCTTCTTTTAAACTTTTTTTTCCTGAGAATCCAAGGCGTCGGAAAACTAAATTATGGTGCTTGCTTGGAAGAGGATTCTTTGCACAGACTTGATCATAAAAAACGAGGAGATCTAACAACATTTGCAAAAGATTTACCTTGATTTTTTTGAACGAGTGACCATGGTCCAATTCATCTTCTCATTCTTTGCAATATAAGCCAAACTCCATGCGAGAATTCATGCCTCCTTTGCCCCTAATCCAGAATGGATTTTTTTTTTGCATTAGCAATATTATCGCCATTATAAATAGGAAACCCACGTCTCTAGATGAAACAATACATATGAATGACCAATATTGAACTTGAGAAAGTTTGAACTTGGCTGCATTTTCACCAAAGCAAGATTGTAGAATAAGTCCAATTGATTCATCGTTCAAATGGATCCTTGATCTCGAGAATTCAACCACCAAGAGAAATTCATGAAGATTGTGATCATCAAGAAAATTGACCGGAACTCCAAAGTTCTTCCAAATCATCGCTTCAAAATCTAGCCTTGGTCGAATTGGAGACTGGAAAACGCCATGTGGTGACGGGAAGGTGGTCGACGTCTTCAGAAGGAAAGACGGTGATATGGTGGCTGACATGGTCGGAGTGGCCAACAAcggttttttttggggggggggggggggggggggagggggggggggggggggggggaggggggggggggggggggggggtgattctAATTCAGTGAGAGCCAACCTTGAAAATAAATCTATGTTTCTTCAGTGCAACATAGTCGTAGGCGCCAATCCAGTAAGTCACACGCCATTAGAAGGTGCTCTGACATGCGCTCTTTGACATGATCTGTCAGTGATCATAACTTCCAATGATAAAATATCACATAGAAACGAAGTTTCGGTGAAAACCGATGAAAACTACATGAAAACGGTATTTTAAAGTTTTGGGGAAATCCCCAAAAAATGAAATCTTAAGAGTGATGTTTTATTAGCATGTGAAATTCCCAAGTTCAAAAACCTTACCATTTACAAACAAAATCAACATTGAATAGTGTCAAACAGTAAACATCACTTATCATTGTTGAATTTGTTTTTTTATAGCTCGTAAATGGTAATGTGTTTGAACTTGGAATTTCGCATGCCAACAGAGCATCAAGCTCTTAACGTCTCTTAATGTTCCCAAGACATCTGTCCATGACCTTTGAAAAATTTACATCCAAACTCAGAGTACACAATGCTATATACATATAAAAGACAACAGCAAAATTTACACTATTCACGTCAagatttttctttttttgtttctcAATGTGCATTTGGATTTTGGATCTAAAATCTCTAGGGGTTATTTTCCCGAATAAGGCGGTATCTACTTTCACCAAGACGATTTTCTGCATATGTGTCGAGTATACTCACCAATAATCATTACACGAACACACCCCATCCCTGAAATGATGGAACCGGTTCCTGTCCCTCACCACGATCTCCCGCTCAAACACTCGAGATATCAACTTGGTAGCCTCATGGCAGTCTCGACAAACCCGCAGGTTCTTCGTGACGCGCATCGTATCACCTGGCCTCGTGCGCAGCAGCCCGAACGCGATGGCCAGCTTCTCGCTGTGGTACAGCAGCGACGCCTCCTTCGCTTCCTCCGCGACGTCGTGCAGCACGTCGCTGGTGTCCGGCGCGTAGCCCTCCAGCCCGATCTTCCTCATCATGTCCTTCGCCATGGCGAATATCTCCTTCTCCTCGGGATGGCGCAGGGTCCCGCACTGGAACTCGCAGACCTCGCTGTCGATCTCGATCACGGACCGCCCCGCCTCCTTGCTCACGTTGCGCTCGTCCATCAGCTGCCGGACCCTGGCCACGTCTCCCCATCGGCCGGCGCTGGCAAGGAGGTTGGCCAGCAGCACGTACCGCCCGCTGTTCTGGGGATCCAGCTCGATGACACGCCATCCGATCGCCTCGCCTAGATCGAGGTCCCTGTGGATCTtgcatgctccgaagagtgctccGAGGACACCAATGTCAGGCTCCATCGGCATATCGTCGATCACCTTCTTGGCTTCGTCCAGCAGCCCTGCCCTCCCGAACAGGTCGACCATGCAGCCGTAATGCTCCATCTTGGGCTCAATGCCGTATCTCTGCACCATGTAGTCGAAGTAGTGGCGACCGCCGCTGACATTGCCGGTGTGGGCGCAGGCAGTGAGGACGTTCACCAGCGTGACATCATCGGGCGCCACATCTTCCCTCTCCATCTGGTGGAACAACTCAGTGGCGTCCTTGCACCTCCCGTGCACCGCCAACCCACCGATCATACAGTTCCACGACGTGAGCCCCTTCGTCGGCAGCCGCTGGAATACGCGCCATGCCTCCTCGACAGACCCACACTTGCAGTACATGTCGACCACCGCTGTGGCTAGCTTCGCATCCATCTGTATCCCGCTCTGCTCCACCCACCGGTGCACCTCCCTCCCACGGGCCAGCGCGCCAGCACCCGTGCACGCCACCACCGCGCTCGCCGCGACAAACCCATTCCCCTCCAGCCCCGTCGCCCTCATTTGGTCAAACACCTCCAGCGCGTCCAAGAACCGCCCAGCCTTGACATACCCGGAGATCATCGCGTTCCAGGAAATAAGGTTTCTCTCGGGCATTCCGTCGAACAGCTCCCGCGCGTCGTCCACGAGGCCCAGCCTGCACAGCCCGCCCACCATGGTGGTCCACGACACGACGTCGAGGACCGCCgacgagccgccgccgccgaagagGCGGAAGGCGAGGTCCGCGCGCGCGTTGGCGAGGTAGGCGGCGAGGAGCGCGTTGAAGGAGTGCGCGTGGGAGTGGAAGTTGAGCTTGAGGAGGAGCGCGTGGAGCTGGGCGGCGAGCGGGAGCGGCGCGGCGGGGAGGATGCGGGGCAGGGTGAAGTGGTCGGGGTGCAGGGGCAGGGAGAGCATGAGGGAGAGGAACGCCGCGGCGTGGCGCGGCGGGAGGGAGGCGAGGAGCGGGTTGAAGAGCGCCGGGTGCGGGTCCGGGTGGTGCGCGAGGAGGCGCGCGGCGTAGGGGAGGCCGGCCGGGTCGCGCGCGAGGAAGGCGAGGAGGCGGCGCGCGTGGGCGGGGTGCGAGGCGAGGCCGAGGCGGACGAGCTGCGAGTGGTGCTGCTTCAGCTCGGAGATGGTGGTGATGGGGATGGGGGTCACGCTGGGCGCAGACATTGCCGGAGCTCGGATGGTCGGGAGAGCAACTCCCGCCTCTGATGGGATAAGAGCATCTCCGGCTGTTGGCCCCTCTAGGGGGAGCCCGAAATCGCCTCATGGGGCGAGCcggcaaaaaaaaaaaaaaaaaaagctCGGAGACAGGTTGGTCCTCAATCGCCGGTCCCAGGACTGCCCCCAGACGCGCATATTAAAAAAACAACGTTCGGCGAATTCGTTTAAACACGACTGAATTTCGGTCAAATTCGGCATATATTAAAATGTTCGGCAGTACATAGTAAATATAACTAAAACAGAAAGTCGCTGAACGTCGAGTAGTCGCTATCGTTGTCGCTGCCGTTGTCGTcgggcttctcctccttgacacGGCCGTCCCTGGTGGATCCCTGACCGACGTCCCCAACGCggactggcggcggcggcgcgtcgtcgtcgtcgctgtcctcGATGGCAACGACTCCTCTTTCGTCGCGGCCCCGGCGACGCTGCTCGAACCGCGCCAGGGCGGCGCGCTGGCGCTCCCTCGCCATCTTCAGGGAGTCCTTGCGCGCCCATTCCAGGGCCGCGTCGTCGTCGAGCTCCGCGTCGCCGTGCTCTGGCTTCACGGTGGGGAGAcccggctccgtcttcaccggcgcgagccccggctccgtctttggcttgacgaagcgcggaggagccgacgaggaggcgcgccgaccgccctcgttgatgacgatgctgGCGCTGCGCGTGtgccggccgagcggcgtctccaccgtgggctcggccttgacgccgagcagcgcCGGAGAGCCGGAGGAGTGGGAAGAGGAGTGGGAGGAGGACAACGAGGAGGAGCCGAACCTCCTGGGCATCCATGGCCCGGCGCATCGGCGGTGAGACGGGGCGGCCGCCCTCGCCGGGGAGGGTAGGCCAGCGGCCGgttgttgccgccctcgaggtgcATCAGCATGCCCTCGAGcgtgcggccggggacgccccaccacaggtggcgcccctcgctgttcttCGCCCCGCCGACCCCCGGCGCCCCGTTGGTGGCCCCCAGCCTCTGTTGCTGGCGGCGCTCGAAGTACGCCGCCCACGCCGCATGGTTGTCGACGACGTACTGGGGGAGGGCGCGCTGCTCGTCGGTGAGGGAAACGCGCACGATGTCCACCTCGTCGGCGAAGTAGCCTGGGCGCGCCACGGCGTTgggcaacgggggaatgggcactcccccgtTGCTGAGCCTCCACCCCGTCGGCATGGCGtgcatgtccggcggcgccgggatgttgGCCTGGAACATGAGCCAcgactcctgttcgcggagcgtgcgacggccgaagccgttggccgccgcctcaTCGCCAGGGTAACGCTCGACCATcgggaggggagagggagggctgggCGGCGTACGTGCGGGAAAGGGAGAGGGAGGGCTCGGCGGCGTACGTGTGGGAAAGGGAGAGGGAGGCTCGGCGGCGGcgcacgggagagagagagagctcgacGGCTGGGGTTGGTGTGGCCAGAGGCGAGGGAGGCCACCGGCTTATATAGCCGCGTCAcgcccgtgtgtacgcgtgcgagggaggggaggcgtcggtGCGCCGTCCGTGAgtaatcaatggcaaggctgaccggcggcagccttgccattgattccctgCGGGAAACCGAGGCGTTGGGAGAAGACAAGGGCGGTGTCGCTGACATGACTGGACCGCGGCTCTTTCGTGCCAAAACCACTCGCCCCGGCGTCCCCGGGCACCCCCAGCACGCCAGGTTCGTCATGGGTCCGCCGATGCTGATTTTGGCCCAGGCCGACaaaaatcgggctcctgggggcgcgactggacCGTTTTTTCGGTGCCGGCATGAAAAAACCGTCTGAGGAGGCCTTCCTGGGGCgcggttggagatgctctaagacaCAAGCAATGCTATTCCCCCATTCGGGTTTAAGAGTCCCATCGTATTTTCCTCTCCCGCCCTGAGATAACGCGTGGAGGCGTTAGGATTTGTCAGGGCGGTAAGTGTGATTATAAAGATACTCtatcaaacgtcataacgtaactgaataattataaagatgctctacaggtgtctccgatggtgtttgttgatttggcatatatagagattaggatttgtcactccatgtatcagagaggtatctctgggccctctcagcaatgcacatcactatgagccttgcaagcaatgtgtctaatgagttagccacgggatgatgcattatggaacgagtaaagagacttgccggtgacgagattgaaataggtacgatggtaccgacgatcgaatctcgtgcaagcaacataccgatgacaaagggaacaacgtatgatgttatgtggtttgaccgataaagatcttcgtagaatatgtaggagccaatatgagcatccaggtcccgctattagttattgactggacatatgtctcggtcatgtctacatagttctcgaacccgtaggatccgcacgcttaacgtttgatgacgatttgtattatgactTTCATGTTTTGATGagccgaagtttgttcagagtcccggatgagatcaccgATATGACGAGGAGtgttgaaatggtcgagacataaagattcatatattggaaggctacattcggacatcggaatggttcggATCGTTTcagataagtttcggagtaccgggggttaccggaaccctcccccgagaagttaatgggccacaatgggccttagtggagaagagagagggccgaCCAGAGGTGGCGTGCGCCCCCCCCTTGCtcagtctgaattggacaaggggagggggcggtgcccccctccttccttatcttctctcctccttcccttcttctcctacttggactaggaaagggggggccgaatcctacttggaccgggagtccaagtaggactccccccatggcgtgCCCTATCGgtttcaaaaccggcggatctaggatagggggtcccaaactatgcgtctaaggtcgatggtaacagaagatagggggacacaatgttttacccaggttcgggccctctctatggaggtaataccctaggtcttgcttgattgatcttgatgaatatgagtattacaagagttgatctaccacgagatcgtaatggctaaaccctagaggtctagcttgtatagctatgataatgagtctccccttcggactaagtcctccggtttatatagacaccgggaggatctagggttacacaaggtcggttacaaagaaaggaatttACATATTtagtcaccaagcttgccttccatgctaaggagagtcccatccggacacgggtgcagtctttggtcttcgtatcttcacagcccatctgtccaacccatggctaacaggccgcacgcccgaggaccccttagtccaggactccctcagtagcccctgaacctggcttaaATGACAACATATCCAGCACGTAGACATGTCTTCGTCATTGCAAGGCGGgctcctccttccgaactccaagatagtcttcggacgtaTTGAACGTGTATGGACCTGTAACACACATCACACACACAACCGCAGCGAGAATATAATTTtacacgagtccaatctgctgacaacttttcgtAACAGGACATCACatctgtccggtcataatttcgaaccgtttttcgtcTGCCGCTCCACGTTTTGAGACGcagttgccattggcacgtcttgtcaaagcagagaccgtgtcctcttattacgggattctcatcaatacgggcgtgggtaacccaaccgtgttgtttacacagcccttgggagtaGGCGAATTTTAAGGCGAGTGGGCAGGCATCCAATAtttactgcctttataaggagataagaatcCCTTTTCTCCACCCatgccttctctcttcctctgcccttccattcttgagctccatcgcccaagttctcatcttctccatctcgagcaagcactcaaccatgtctggatccggaggtcaaggcaagtggatggcctcctccgtccaGGAGGAGGACAACGCTGAGCTTCGGGTGGCCGGGTACCTGGCGAAGGGAATTGCCCACCGCCTTCCAGCCCAGGGACAAATCGTTCCCACACCAAAGCCCAACGATAGGGTAGtatttgtaggatcgaaagtatgtctagagggggggtgattagactacttgaccaaataaaaacttaaccttttcccaattttagttcttggcagattttagctaatttaggacaagtcaagcaatcatcacatgattcaagcaagcatgcaaagagtatattggtagcggaaagtaaagcatgcaacttgcaagaatgtaaagggaagggtttggagaattcaaatgctattggagacacggatgtttttcccgtggttcggataggtggtgctatcctacatccacgttgatggagacttcaacccacgaagggtaacggttgcgcgagtccacacagggctccacccaagggtaacggttgcgcgagtccacacagggctccacccatgaagggtccacgaagaagcaaccacccacaaagggtccacgaagaagcaaccttgtctatcccaccatggccatcgcccacacaggacttgcctcactagcagtagatcttcacgaagtaggcgatctccttgcccttacaaactccttggttcaactccacaatcttgtcggaggctcccaagtgacacctagccaatctaggagacaccactctccaagaagtaacaaatggtgtgtaggtaatgaactccttgctcttgtgcttcaaatgatagtctccccaacactcaactctctctcataggatttggatttggttgaaagaggatttgagtggaaagcaacttgggaaggctagagatcaagattcatatggtaggaatggcatgtcttggtctcaacacatgagtaggtggttctctctcagaacatatgagttggaatggtgtgtgtgttctgatggctctctctccgaatgagaagaaggtggaggggtatatatagcctccacacaaaatccaaccatcacacagttttccaatctcggtgggaccgaatcaataagctcggtcggaccaaaaaagtaaacctagtgaccgttagtgattttcggtgggactgacatgcaactcggtaggaccgatatggttagggtttgggcataacgtaatctcggtgagaccgattacacaaactcggtgagaccgaatttggtaattagctaaccagagagttggtcaggcaaactcggtgggaccgatttgctctttcggtgagaccgagtggaactcggtgagaccgaaaagttacaaaggggaaacactgagtttacattgcaatctcggtgggaccgattcgctctttcggtgggaccgaaaagttacgaaagggaaacagagagtttgcaaccccatctcgatgagattgagatccctatcggtaggaccgaattgctagggtttggcagtggctaatgaaaagtgaaactcggtggcgccggataggaagaatcggtaggaccgagttcgTCTTAgggggtttaggtcatatgtggatatgggaaagtagttgagggttttggagcatatcactaagcacatgaagcaagaggctcattaagcaacacctcatccctccttgatagtattggcttttcctaaagactcaatgtgatcttggatcactaaaatataaaatgaagagtcttgagcttttgagcttgagccaatctttgtccttagcattttgaggttccactttcacatccatgccatgccaatcattgagctttcctgaaataatcatcttggaatagcattagctcaatgagctatatgttgttatgaattaccaaaaccacctagggatagttgcactttcaaatctccccctttttggtaattgatgacaacatatagatcaaagctttgacaaatgataataagcaagaaatatatcgtcgctttgagaagtatgtgataagtaagagctccccctaaatttgtgcatatttaaattttgctttggactgcaaatgcacaaagagttagagtcatgggttactcttccatgtcacatacatcttggtggagcactcaaaatgataagaatgaaatacatgcactcatcaccaagaaaagtgaatgatcacacaagatagataggataaaagtattaagcaagcattaagtgtagcttatgatcaaacacatgatcatcaatgtctcacaagcatagtatcttaagcactcaaaagcaaacaagtttgaaaaaccaccaaataaagcaagagagaaaagcaacacactctctctctctctcaaagcctatgatctatacatcttctccccctttggcaacaagttaccaaaaagttcctagaaaatgcatagcactagatcgacgctcaggcttgatcttcaggtggtggtggagtccggatcactccaaggacgaaggctttggtagatgctgaagtagtcgctggagttggagctgaagtagatgctggagctggtggaactgaggctgtggctggtgctgaggtggtggctcttgtgtcagcaactggcacggcagatgacctcgggcctcgtggcactctggcaaaggcatgagtggtagtcttgcctctcctctcctgcatgtcctcctggagctgctccactgcagactgaacttccgttaccttgacatccaagtcatagaacttctgttccatgattctctctaggctctgctgattatGAGTGAGGgaggccagactttgctcaatcctcagcgttgatgcaatcaagtaaccaagctgctcttgtttagtcttcaagaaatactcagatgcctcctcttgagtaggcatcttggcagctttctccttcctcgccttctccttcttcgcgtatgcttgggcagatgatggctcgttctcagtcatgacaacttgattgtcctcgaaatctggacggatgggcagatgttccttgtccaatagatatatgcccgtgcccatcttggagttgatgagctcctgaatttgaggggcatatccgcagctcctcttctgatcagctgcagtcctcttgattgtttccactatgaggctcatcaccttgaacttctgaggcacatcaaacacatgtagcaagttgatagcatggcctctgatcatcttgtgatctccagacttgggcagtaaggtgtgccttagtatccaattgatcgtaggcagtcctgacagaaggtaatgcacagacccaaatttgaaggtgtcaagagcttcattgggaatttccttgtacatattggacatggagttatggtccatcttcttcttggcatagatatccaagtcatcatcttgctcctctggggcattaatgatctgtgcccactcagcaactgtggattggtaccttgtaccctcagacatccatgtgatcctcccatctggataaaagtgtgccgtggagtagaattgcatgatcagttcctcgttccactttgtgagcttctgcccaacaaagtcagctactccacaagcattaaagctgtcatatactcctgggtagtgctcctccttctccctcatgtaggtccagtcaacccatctcatgtcacagacaattggcttcttatctagcagcactgtctcatagaaatcctgctgctccttggtgtgaaacctgtagtccacggcagtcctccttcttgaagcatatgggtctgcttctctccacttcctcagccctgaatctctcctgagcttcatatcctcagccacaggatgagcatcgttgtggtctgggatcttgggctttagctttctcaggacattctcttcctcttcttcagcaacagtctcaggcactggggccttgttcttctcagctgcaggaatgctccttgtatttctcttaggctttggctttggagctgacttggccttggaagcagctccccctgattttatggcatctcccattagcttgggtgccttgggcgctggtgcagctacctcttcttcctcttcttcttccatgatggaagctttgccaagcactctagccacagtcttcttcaccctttcctttcttttcttgccctcagctgcaactggctcttggggagtgggcttctcagttgaggctcttgcctttgacatgggctg belongs to Triticum urartu cultivar G1812 chromosome 7, Tu2.1, whole genome shotgun sequence and includes:
- the LOC125523193 gene encoding pentatricopeptide repeat-containing protein At5g06540-like — translated: MSAPSVTPIPITTISELKQHHSQLVRLGLASHPAHARRLLAFLARDPAGLPYAARLLAHHPDPHPALFNPLLASLPPRHAAAFLSLMLSLPLHPDHFTLPRILPAAPLPLAAQLHALLLKLNFHSHAHSFNALLAAYLANARADLAFRLFGGGGSSAVLDVVSWTTMVGGLCRLGLVDDARELFDGMPERNLISWNAMISGYVKAGRFLDALEVFDQMRATGLEGNGFVAASAVVACTGAGALARGREVHRWVEQSGIQMDAKLATAVVDMYCKCGSVEEAWRVFQRLPTKGLTSWNCMIGGLAVHGRCKDATELFHQMEREDVAPDDVTLVNVLTACAHTGNVSGGRHYFDYMVQRYGIEPKMEHYGCMVDLFGRAGLLDEAKKVIDDMPMEPDIGVLGALFGACKIHRDLDLGEAIGWRVIELDPQNSGRYVLLANLLASAGRWGDVARVRQLMDERNVSKEAGRSVIEIDSEVCEFQCGTLRHPEEKEIFAMAKDMMRKIGLEGYAPDTSDVLHDVAEEAKEASLLYHSEKLAIAFGLLRTRPGDTMRVTKNLRVCRDCHEATKLISRVFEREIVVRDRNRFHHFRDGVCSCNDYW